The genomic segment CGAGGATCGGCGCCTGCACCACGATGCCGCCATGCGACAGGCCGCGCACCACGGTGAACAGCATGAAGGTGACGATGCCCGAAACCGGGAAGGCCAACAGCACGGCAATGCCGCACAGCGCCCAGCACATCGCCACGCCGCGCGTGGAGAACTTGTCGAACAGCCAGCCGAACAGCAGCTTGCCGAGACCGGAGAGCACGATCACGATGGTGAAGCCCAGCGCCGCCATATAGCTGCCGAGGTTGGTCTGCGTTTCGATGAACAGCGGGATATATTCGTTGATCCCGTTGCTGATCACGCCGGAAAGGCCGGTGGCGACCACCAGCAGAATGAACGGGCCGGTGCGTACGATGTCACGGAATTCCGGCCCCGGATCGCGTGCGGCAGGCGGCGGGCCGCCCTTGCCGTCAGCGCGGGTGCCGTGGTCGAGTTCCTCTGCCGTATATCCGTAATCTTCCGGCTTTTCATGGACGAGGAACATCACGACGAGCGAGAGGGTGACGAGCACGATCAGGCCGGAAATCCCCGCCGTGGCCTGCCAGCCGAAATGCTTGAGGCCATAGGTCGTGGCCAGCGGCACGATTGCGCCGGCTGCCGCCCCGCCCATCATCGCCACGCCGGTCGCCCGGCCCAGCTTGTTGTCGAACCACCGCGCCAGAGTAAGCTGGATGGCAATGAGGCACAGGATCGAGGCAAAACCCGAAACTGCGGCCAGCACATAATATTCCCACAGGCTGTCGATGAAATAGAGCCCCACCGAACTGAGGCCCACGGCCCAGATCGACGGCAGGTAGACCCGCTTCACCCCGAAGCGCACGAAGATGGCGCCCGCAAACAGCCCGGCCACGGCCGAGACAGTGGATTTGATGACCATGAAACTGGTCGTCTGCGCCACGGTCCAGCCCATGTCTTCAGAGATGGTGGCGTACATCACCGGCATCATCATCGAGATGCCTGCCAGCGCGATACCCCAGACGAGGAAGCCCGTGACCACATTGGCCCAGGCATAGCGCTGCATCTTGCCGATGGAGGGGCGATCTTCTCCCATTACCTGCTTTTCCTTTTTCGGATTCTGGCGAGAAACCGGCGCGCCTGACTGCCTGCGTGCCACATCGCCACAATGTTCTTTTCTACAGAATGACGTTTTCTTATTTTTCGATCATGACAGAGTCAACCAGCCTCCGAGGCCCGAAAACCGGGCCAGATGCCGTGATTGCCGGGTGACAGAATGCCTGCCGGATCGAGCGCATCCTTGATGCGCGAATAGGTCTGCCCCAGCGCGTGGCCATTGAAGGAGAACTTGCCCGCCACATGATCGGCCAGGCAGATATGCGAACGGTAAGGCGCACAGCCCCATTCGGCGATGCGATCGTACATCTCGCGCACGGCTTCGCGCGCCAGCTGGACGCGGGCTGCGTCCGAAGCATCGAACATCACCATGCAGGCGCTGACCATGCTGCGCTGGTTGAGCAGGAAGCCCACCGGCGCGATCAACCCGTATCGGGCCATGGTCTCGCGCACCAACCGGTCTACCCGCTGCGCCGCCTCCCCGGTGAGGGGAACGACGGGCGAGAAATCCATGTGCCCCAGCGTTTCTCCGAACACGCCCTTCAGCCGTTCAAGCAACACCTGATTGGGAATGCCCGCAGGAATGAGATCGCGCGGCTCGACTGTCTCCGGCCCGACATCGCCGGGATAGGTCCGCAATTCCAGTTCTGCACCGCTTAGCGCGGCAACCGCGCTCTCCAGAATGGCCCGACGCGCCGCGACCATCCTTGCATCGCCATACAGGCCCAGCCGCACGCTCCACCGCCCCGGGCGCAGCACCTGCTTGAGATTGGCCAGAGTGAAGCGACCAAGCCCGGCCTCATCCGCTTCGGCCTCGTCAGGCGTGCCTACGATCATCGGGACGCCCTGCAGCACGCCCTCGCGCAGCAGGCCCCGGATCGTGTCGACCAACGGCACGATGTCATCCTCGCCCCGGCAGGTGATCGTGCCGGTGACGAAGATCTCCGGGCGCGGCATCAGCCACAGGCCTGCCTTGGTGACCACACCGAAATTGCTCTGCATGAACAGGCTGTCGAGCGAAGGGCCATAACCACGCCGGTGACAGGCCCAAAGGGGGCTGCCCGGCAAGCCGCCCTGCCCCGTGCGCAGCAAGGTGCCGTCGGCCAGCACCGCCTCCATCCCGCAGATGGCGGAGGCATGATCGCCCATGACGTTGTAGCCATAGCCATGCTCCAGCGCATTGCCGATAATGCTGCCCCAGCCGAGATCCGGCACGGACATCATCAGCGGCGCGTTCTGTTCGCGCAGGGTCGCATATAGCTGGGCG from the Erythrobacter sp. SG61-1L genome contains:
- a CDS encoding MFS transporter, which codes for MGEDRPSIGKMQRYAWANVVTGFLVWGIALAGISMMMPVMYATISEDMGWTVAQTTSFMVIKSTVSAVAGLFAGAIFVRFGVKRVYLPSIWAVGLSSVGLYFIDSLWEYYVLAAVSGFASILCLIAIQLTLARWFDNKLGRATGVAMMGGAAAGAIVPLATTYGLKHFGWQATAGISGLIVLVTLSLVVMFLVHEKPEDYGYTAEELDHGTRADGKGGPPPAARDPGPEFRDIVRTGPFILLVVATGLSGVISNGINEYIPLFIETQTNLGSYMAALGFTIVIVLSGLGKLLFGWLFDKFSTRGVAMCWALCGIAVLLAFPVSGIVTFMLFTVVRGLSHGGIVVQAPILGRHIYGVRSIAQLIAVLNATFHIGAAAGIGLIGLAVDWTGGFTVPFTIVMVVAFASALLALKFEPRYWSGYRGPKG
- a CDS encoding FAD-binding oxidoreductase — its product is MQPQGRPWARPSADVLENARERFSRLLGIEGVQAEGPLFAEFHDPFEGPDPVGHQPSLVVQPASVEEVQAVLRLATELGVHLWTSSMGRNFGYGGSAPVVDGGVVLNLRRMNRVLEIDVAQGYALIEPGVSFAQLYATLREQNAPLMMSVPDLGWGSIIGNALEHGYGYNVMGDHASAICGMEAVLADGTLLRTGQGGLPGSPLWACHRRGYGPSLDSLFMQSNFGVVTKAGLWLMPRPEIFVTGTITCRGEDDIVPLVDTIRGLLREGVLQGVPMIVGTPDEAEADEAGLGRFTLANLKQVLRPGRWSVRLGLYGDARMVAARRAILESAVAALSGAELELRTYPGDVGPETVEPRDLIPAGIPNQVLLERLKGVFGETLGHMDFSPVVPLTGEAAQRVDRLVRETMARYGLIAPVGFLLNQRSMVSACMVMFDASDAARVQLAREAVREMYDRIAEWGCAPYRSHICLADHVAGKFSFNGHALGQTYSRIKDALDPAGILSPGNHGIWPGFRASEAG